One region of Enterobacter ludwigii genomic DNA includes:
- a CDS encoding IS66-like element ISKox1 family transposase has product MNHDYLARIAALEDALRQKDSQLSLVAETESFLRSALARAEEKIENEEREIEHLRAQIEKLRRMLFGTRSEKLRRQVEEAEALLKQQEQQSDRYNGREDDPQVPRQLRQSRHRRPLPAHLPREIHRLDPAETSCPECGSSMAYLSEVSVEQLELVSSALKVIRTVRVKKACTRCDCIVEAPAPSRPIDRGIAGPGLLARVLTAKYCEHLPLYRQCEIFARQGVDLSRALLSNWVDACCRLMAPLDEALYHYVMDCHKLHTDDTPVLVLAPGRKKTKTGRIWTYVRDDRSAGSSDPPAAWFAFSPDRQGKHPQQHLRHYHGVLQADAFAGYDRLFSPEREGGPLTEAACWAHARRKIHDVYISTHTATAEEALKRIGELYAIEEEIRGLTTEERLAARQSQSKPLLASLHEWLVEKNETLSKKSRLGEAFAYVLNQWDALCYYCEDGLAEPDNNAAERALRAVCLGKKNFIFFGSDHGGERGALLYGLIGTCRLNGIDPEAYLRHILSVLPEWPSNKVAELLPWNVVLTDK; this is encoded by the coding sequence AACGAAGAGCGCGAGATAGAGCATCTGCGGGCACAGATAGAAAAACTGCGTCGAATGTTGTTCGGTACCCGCTCCGAAAAACTTCGCCGACAGGTTGAAGAAGCCGAAGCCCTGCTGAAACAGCAGGAGCAGCAAAGCGATCGCTACAACGGACGGGAAGACGATCCGCAGGTACCTCGCCAGTTGCGTCAGTCCCGCCATCGTCGCCCGTTACCAGCACATCTTCCCCGCGAGATACATCGGCTGGATCCTGCGGAAACCAGCTGTCCGGAATGCGGCAGCAGTATGGCGTACCTCAGCGAAGTCAGCGTGGAGCAGCTGGAACTGGTCTCCAGCGCCCTGAAAGTGATCCGCACGGTCAGGGTGAAAAAGGCCTGCACCCGATGTGACTGTATCGTTGAAGCACCTGCGCCATCACGTCCCATCGATCGGGGTATCGCCGGGCCGGGTCTGCTGGCCCGCGTGTTAACGGCCAAATACTGCGAACACCTGCCGCTGTATCGCCAGTGCGAAATCTTTGCCCGTCAGGGCGTGGATCTGAGCCGGGCTCTGCTCTCCAACTGGGTGGATGCATGTTGCCGGTTAATGGCCCCGCTGGATGAGGCCCTTTACCACTACGTGATGGACTGCCACAAACTGCATACGGATGACACTCCGGTTCTGGTGCTTGCACCGGGCAGAAAGAAGACGAAAACCGGGCGTATCTGGACGTATGTACGTGACGACAGAAGCGCAGGTTCATCAGATCCGCCAGCGGCATGGTTCGCCTTCTCGCCAGACCGGCAGGGAAAACATCCTCAGCAACACCTTCGCCACTATCATGGTGTGCTGCAGGCGGATGCCTTCGCAGGCTACGATCGGTTGTTCAGTCCGGAACGTGAAGGAGGGCCGCTGACAGAAGCCGCATGTTGGGCCCATGCCCGCCGAAAAATCCATGATGTCTATATAAGCACTCACACAGCGACAGCGGAAGAAGCCCTGAAACGTATCGGTGAGCTGTACGCGATAGAAGAAGAAATACGCGGCCTCACGACAGAAGAGCGTCTGGCAGCCAGACAATCGCAAAGCAAACCACTGCTGGCATCGCTGCATGAATGGCTGGTAGAAAAAAATGAGACGCTGTCGAAAAAGTCCCGTCTGGGCGAAGCGTTCGCTTATGTCCTGAACCAGTGGGATGCGCTGTGCTACTACTGTGAAGATGGCCTGGCAGAGCCTGATAACAACGCTGCCGAACGAGCCCTTCGTGCCGTCTGTCTTGGGAAAAAGAATTTTATCTTCTTCGGCAGCGACCACGGTGGTGAGCGCGGAGCCCTGCTGTACGGACTGATCGGGACGTGCAGGCTGAATGGTATCGATCCGGAAGCCTACCTTCGCCATATCCTGAGCGTACTGCCGGAGTGGCCCAGCAACAAAGTGGCCGAACTGCTGCCATGGAACGTGGTTCTTACCGATAAATAA